One region of Triticum aestivum cultivar Chinese Spring chromosome 6B, IWGSC CS RefSeq v2.1, whole genome shotgun sequence genomic DNA includes:
- the LOC123137501 gene encoding succinate--CoA ligase [ADP-forming] subunit beta, mitochondrial, with the protein MVRGSLGRLASRTLSVAGKWQHQQLRRLNIHEYQGAELMGKFGINVPKGAVVGSVQEVKEVLKNVFPSEKEIVVKSQILAGGRGLGTFKSGLKGGVHIVKAEEAESLAAKMLNQVLVTKQTGPQGKVVGKVYLCEKMSLVNEMYFAITLDRKTAGPLIIACAEGGTSIEDLAEKFPDKIVKVPVDVFKGITDEDAAKVVDGLAPKTADRQSSIEQIKKLYELFCKTDCTMLEINPLAETADKKLVAADAKLNFDDNAAFRQKEIFALRDTTQEDPREVAAAKADLNYIGLDGEIGCMVNGAGLAMATMDIIKLHGGTPANFLDVGGSASEGQVVEAFKILTSDDRVKAILVNIFGGIMKCDVIASGIVNAAKQVDLKVPVVVRLEGTNVDQGKRILKESGMTLITAEDLDDAAEKAVKASVK; encoded by the exons ATGGTTCGCGGATCGCTCGGGAGGTTGGCGTCGCGCACCCTCTCCGTCGCCGGCAAATGGCAGCACCAGCAGCTCCGCCGCCTCAACATCCACGAGTACCAG GGCGCGGAGTTGATGGGGAAGTTCGGGATCAACGTGCCCAAGGGCGCGGTGGTGGGGTCAGTGCAGGAGGTCAAGGAAGTTTTGAAGAACGTCTTCCCCAGTGAGAAAGAG ATAGTTGTGAAAAGCCAAATCCTTGCCGGTGGCCGTGGATTGGGAACTTTCAAAAGTGGACTGAAGGGTGGTGTCCATATTGTTAAGGCTGAGGAGGCTGAAAGCCTTGCAG CTAAAATGCTTAACCAGGTCCTAGTAACAAAACAAACTGGTCCACAGGGGAAGGTTGTGGGCAAG GTCTACTTATGTGAGAAAATGTCACTTGTTAATGAGATGTACTTTGCGATCACCCTTGATAGGAAGACTGCTGGTCCA CTCATTATAGCTTGCGCCGAGGGAGGAACGAGCATTGAAGATCTTGCAGAGAAGTTCCCTGATAAGATTGTTAAG GTTCCTGTTGATGTATTCAAGGGAATCACTGATGAGGATGCAGCTAAAGTTGTTGATGGTCTGGCACCAAAGACAGCAGACAGGCAATCTTCTATAGAACAGATTAAGAAGCTATATGAACTTTTCTGCAAGACCGACTGCACAATGCTGGAG ATAAATCCTCTTGCCGAGACAGCTGATAAAAAGCTAGTTGCTGCTGATGCAAAGTTGAACTTCGATGATAATGCTGCGTTTAGGCAGAAAGAAATATTTGCACTGCGTGATACAACACAGGAGGACCCCAGAGAG GTGGCTGCTGCTAAAGCAGATTTGAACTACATCGGGCTTGATGGAGAGATTGGTTGCATGGTGAATGGTGCAGGATTGGCAATGGCTACGATGGACATCATTAAGCTGCATGGTGGTACACCTGCCAATTTTCTTGATGTTGGTGGGAGTGCATCCGAGGGACAG GTTGTGGAAGCATTTAAGATATTGACTTCAGACGATAGAGTGAAGGCAATTCTAGTGAACATTTTTGGAGGTATCATGAAATGTGACGTGATAGCAAGTGGAATAGTGAATGCAGCTAAACAG GTTGATCTTAAGGTCCCTGTTGTTGTTCGGCTAGAAGGCACCAATGTAGACCAAGGGAAAAGGATTCTTAAG GAAAGTGGAATGACATTGATCACTGCAGAGGATCTTGATGATGCTGCAGAGAAGGCTGTAAAAGCATCAGTCAAATGA
- the LOC123137502 gene encoding long-chain-alcohol oxidase FAO2, translating to MEEDKKQRRQGHPLLRGGGARKEPYTHGFSATQMMALTAVCGALVPSLPPDGHHLAADKAVRDFFLASAADPPVPDEVAQLMSAMCLREALTLVRTVLWLLGTRLGTLALCGARCLSWSSPFVQRFAEMPVDRREDALRRWSRETMLPPLRLFFLLVKVFCLYVFYSWTDDNSENPHWRAIGYSPPTDEPTEQEDQANTKRPLDDGVVETIHQTDASLPTSLAEKGLAVTEDAARNVCRIECDVVIVGSGCGGGVAAAVLAGAGHKVVVIEKGSYFTARDYTSIEGPSMSQLYEYGGFVSTLSGSGLLLAGSTVGGGSAVNWSACIKTPDSVRKEWAAAHGLPLFGKPEYTAAMDVVFKRLGVTSGCKEEGLQNKVLRKGCEKLEYKVEPVSRNSSEGHYCGSCGYGCRTGDKRGTDTTWLVDAVARGAVILTGCKAEKLLFTDAAGARGKRCVGVVATSSNPAITRKLEVRAKVTVAAGGSLLTPVLLRGSGLKNPHIGKNLHLHPIAMAWGYFPPDKMPELKGKMYEGGIITSLHKVEAAVDGLPHRAILETPLMGVAAAGTQFPWVSGRDMKERMLNYGRTVHIFSLVRDRGSGTVHGERRIAYHLDPVDRENQREGLRRALRILVAAGATEVGTHRSDGQRLRCKGATDEEVEEFLNGVTGVRGPQSKSENWSLCCTAHQMGSCRMGATAGDGAVDARGESWEAERLYVCDGSVLPSAVGVNPMITIQSVAYCLATGIAEQLKRGPSSGRNHSTD from the exons ATGGAAGAGGACAAGAAGCAGAGAAGGCAGGGCCATCCCCTCCTGCGGGGAGGAGGTGCGAGGAAGGAGCCCTACACGCACGGCTTCTCCGCCACCCAGATGATGGCGCTCACCGCCGTGTGCGGCGCGCTGGTCCCGTCGCTGCCGCCCGACGGCCACCACCTGGCCGCCGACAAGGCCGTCCGGGACTTCTTCCTCGCATCCGCCGCCGACCCGCCCGTCCCGGACGAG GTCGCGCAGCTGATGTCGGCAATGTGTCTCCGGGAGGCGCTGACGCTGGTGCGGACGGTGCTGTGGCTGCTGGGCACGCGGCTGGGGACGCTCGCGCTGTGCGGCGCGCGGTGCCTATCGTGGAGCTCCCCGTTCGTGCAGCGGTTCGCGGAGATGCCGGTGGACCGGCGGGAGGACGCGCTGCGCCGGTGGAGCCGGGAGACCATGCTCCCGCCTCtgcgcctcttcttcctcctcgtcaagGTCTTTTGCCTCTACGTCTTCTACTCCTGG ACCGACGATAACTCGGAGAATCCTCACTGGCGAGCGATCGGCTACAGCCCGCCAACCGACGAGCCTACGGAGCAAGAAGATCAGGCAAACACCAAGCGGCCACTCGACGACGGCGTGGTCGAGACCATCCACCAGACCGACGCGTCCCTCCCGACCAGCCTCGCCGAAAAGGGCCTCGCGGTGACCGAGGACGCGGCGCGGAACGTGTGCAGGATCGAATGCGATGTCGTCATCGTCGGCTCCGGCTGCGGCGGGGGCGTGGCCGCCGCGGTGCTCGCAGGGGCCGGCCACAAGGTGGTGGTCATCGAGAAGGGGAGCTACTTCACGGCCAGGGACTACACGTCCATCGAGGGCCCGTCGATGAGCCAGCTCTACGAGTACGGCGGGTTCGTGAGCACGCTCAGCGGCAGCGGGCTCCTCCTGGCCGGCTCCACGGTCGGCGGCGGCTCGGCCGTCAACTGGTCGGCCTGCATCAAGACACCCGACAGCGTGCGCAAGGAGTGGGCGGCCGCGCACGGCCTGCCGCTGTTCGGCAAGCCAGAGTACACCGCCGCGATGGACGTGGTGTTCAAGCGGCTTGGCGTCACGTCGGGCTGCAAGGAGGAGGGGCTCCAGAACAAGGTCCTGCGCAAGGGGTGCGAGAAGCTGGAGTACAAGGTCGAGCCGGTGTCGAGGAACTCGTCGGAGGGCCACTACTGCGGCAGCTGCGGGTACGGCTGCCGCACCGGGGACAAGCGCGGCACCGACACGACGTGGCTGGTCGACGCGGTGGCCCGCGGCGCCGTGATCCTAACGGGTTGCAAGGCGGAGAAGCTGCTGTTCACCGACGCGGCCGGTGCGAGGGGGAAGAGGTGTGTCGGCGTAGTGGCTACGAGCTCCAACCCGGCGATCACGAGGAAGCTGGAGGTGCGCGCCAAGGTGACCGTCGCAGCGGGCGGCTCGCTCCTCACGCCGGTGCTGCTGCGCGGCAGCGGGCTCAAGAACCCGCACATCGGCAAGAACCTCCACCTCCACCCGATCGCCATGGCGTGGGGCTACTTCCCGCCGGACAAGATGCCGGAGCTGAAGGGCAAGATGTACGAGGGCGGCATCATCACGTCCCTGCACAAGGTGGAGGCCGCCGTTGACGGGCTGCCGCACCGGGCCATCCTCGAGACGCCGCTGATGGGCGTGGCCGCCGCGGGGACGCAGTTCCCCTGGGTGTCCGGGCGCGACATGAAGGAGCGGATGCTCAACTACGGCCGGACGGTGCACATCTTCTCCCTGGTGAGGGACCGCGGGTCTGGGACGGTGCACGGCGAGCGGCGGATCGCGTACCACCTGGACCCGGTGGACAGGGAGAACCAGCGCGAGGGGCTGCGGCGGGCGCTGCGCATCCTGGTGGCGGCCGGCGCGACGGAGGTCGGCACGCACCGGAGCGACGGGCAGAGGCTGAGATGCAAGGGCGCCAcggacgaggaggtggaggagttCCTGAACGGCGTGACCGGGGTGCGCGGGCCGCAGTCCAAGAGCGAGAACTGGAGCCTGTGCTGCACGGCGCACCAGATGGGCAGCTGCAGGATGGGCGCGACGGCGGGGGACGGCGCCGTGGACGCGCGCGGCGAGAGCTGGGAGGCGGAGCGGCTGTACGTGTGCGACGGCAGCGTCCTGCCGAGCGCGGTGGGCGTCAACCCCATGATCACCATACAGTCCGTGGCCTACTGCCTCGCCACCGGCATCGCGGAGCAGCTGAAACGCGGCCCCTCCTCCGGGAGAAACCACTCCACAGATTAA